Proteins encoded within one genomic window of Gadus chalcogrammus isolate NIFS_2021 chromosome 6, NIFS_Gcha_1.0, whole genome shotgun sequence:
- the mtx1a gene encoding metaxin-1a, translating to MSAPDELFCWEGDWGLPSVDPDCLVLLAYAKFAGAPLKVQKISNPWRSPSGSLPALRTNKGEVLSRTSDIIIHLRKQKYNADYDLSAREGADTLAFSSLLEERLLPALIHTFWMDSKNYVELTRRWYAEHLPFPLSLVVPGRMQAAQQARLRLGRSDEALDGGEELEKELYHDAAECMNLLSQRLGTSKFFFGDSPSSLDAVVFGHLAPLLKAKLPNAKLQQQLKSLDNLTLFCSNILLLYFPGDGRENAGRKASSPAEGGDFDHVPNKRRKQILSALTAVGAMLAYALFTGILSVRHVHQRALEASSGRTAAADEEEDEDED from the exons ATGTCTGCGCCCGACGAGCTGTTCTGCTGGGAGGGCGACTGGGGGCTCCCGTCCGTGGACCCCGACTGTCTGGTCCTACTG GCCTACGCCAAGTTCGCCGGAGCTCCTCTCAAAGTCCAGAAGATCTCCAACCCATGGAGAAGCCCCTCAG GTTCTCTTCCTGCCCTTAGGACGAACAAGGGGGAGGTCCTCTCGAGGACGAGTGACATCATCATCCACCTCCGGAAGCAG AAATACAACGCCGACTATGACCTGTCGGCCCGGGAGGGGGCGGACACACTGGCCTTCAGCTCGCTGCTGGAGGAGAGACTGCTGCCGGCCCTG ATCCACACCTTCTGGATGGACAGTAAGAACTACGTGGAGCTCACGCGGCGCTGGTACGCGGAGCACCTGCCCTTCCCCCTCAGCCTGGTGGTCCCGGGACGCATGCAGGCCGCGCAGCAGGCCCGCCTCCGCCTGGGCCGCAGCGACGAGGCGCtggacgggggggaggagctggagaaggag CTCTACCACGACGCGGCCGAGTGTATGAACCTGCTGTCCCAGCGCCTCGGCACCAGCAAGTTCTTCTTCGGAGACTC cccctcctccctggACGCGGTGGTCTTCGGACACCTGGCCCCCCTGCTGAAGGCCAAGCTGCCCAACGccaagctgcagcagcagctcaagTCCCTGGACAACCTGACCCTCTTCTGCTCCAACATCCTGCTGCTCTACTTCCCCGGCGACGGCCGAG AGAACGCGGGGCGCAAGGCGTCCTCCCCCGCCGAGGGGGGCGACTTCGACCACGTGCCCAACAAGCGCCGCAAGCAGATCCTGTCGGCGCTGACGGCGGTGGGCGCCATGCTGGCCTACGCCCTCTTCACCGGCATCCTGTCCGTCAGACacgtccaccagagggcgctggaGGCCTCCTCCGGCCggaccgccgccgccgacgaagaggaggacgaggacgaggactga